The Triticum aestivum cultivar Chinese Spring chromosome 7B, IWGSC CS RefSeq v2.1, whole genome shotgun sequence genome window below encodes:
- the LOC123160064 gene encoding mitogen-activated protein kinase kinase 5 encodes MRPAGISLPAQPGTPGRPRRRPDLTLPMPQRPDVSSSLAVPLPLPPPTAAPPGAAQPLVAPPAATPPPPPLHELERVRRVGSGAGGTVWMVRHRATGRCYALKVLYGNHDDAVRRQIAREIAILRTAEHPAVVRCHGMYERGGELQILLEYMDGGSLDGRRIADEPFLAHVARQVLSGIAYLHRRHIVHRDIKPSNLLIDSARRVKIADFGVGRILNQTMDPCNSSVGTIAYMSPERINTDINDGAYDGYAGDIWSFGLSILEFYLGRFPFGENLGRQGDWAALMVAICYSDPPEPSPATASPEFRGFIACCLQKNPANRLSAAQLLQHPFVALPQPQPLAAPPS; translated from the coding sequence ATGCGTCCGGCCGGCATCAGCCTCCCGGCCCAGCCGGGCACGCcgggccgcccgcgccgccgcccggatctCACCCTCCCGATGCCGCAGCGCCCGGAcgtctcctcctccctcgccgtcccGCTCCCGCTCCCGCCCCCGACCGCCGCTCCCCCCGGCGCCGCCCAGCCGCTCGTGGCCCCGCCCGCGGcgaccccgcccccgcccccgctccACGAGCTCGAGCGCGTGCGCCGCGTCGGCAGCGGCGCGGGCGGGACGGTGTGGATGGTGCGGCACCGCGCCACGGGCCGCTGCTACGCGCTCAAGGTGCTCTACGGGAACCACGACGACGCGGTGCGGCGGCAGATCGCGCGGGAGATCGCCATCCTGCGCACCGCCGAGCACCCGGCGGTGGTGCGCTGCCACGGCATGTACGAGCGCGGCGGCGAGCTGCAGATCCTGCTCGAGTACATGGACGGCGGCTCCCTCGACGGCCGCCGCATCGCCGACGAGCCCTTCCTCGCCCACGTCGCCCGCCAGGTGCTCTCCGGGATCGCATACCTCCACCGGCGCCACATCGTGCACCGCGACATCAAGCCCTCCAACCTGCTCATCGACTCGGCGCGCCGCGTCAAGATCGCCGACTTCGGGGTGGGGCGGATCCTGAACCAGACCATGGACCCCTGCAACTCCTCCGTCGGCACCATCGCCTACATGAGCCCCGAGCGCATCAACACCGACATCAACGACGGCGCCTACGACGGCTACGCCGGCGACATCTGGAGCTTCGGCCTCAGCATCCTCGAGTTCTACCTCGGCAGGTTCCCCTTCGGCGAGAACCTCGGCCGGCAGGGCGACTGGGCCGCGCTCATGGTCGCCATCTGCTACTCGGACCCGCCCGAGCCGTCGCCCGCCACCGCCTCGCCAGAGTTCCGGGGCTTCATCGCCTGCTGCCTGCAGAAGAACCCGGCCAACCGCCTCTCCGCCGCGCAGCTGCTGCAGCACCCCTTCGTCGCgttgccgcagccgcagccgctcgccgccccgccgtcaTGA